A portion of the Scleropages formosus chromosome 15, fSclFor1.1, whole genome shotgun sequence genome contains these proteins:
- the LOC108919643 gene encoding isthmin-2-like: MRTSGRKGCLLCRVFLAALLVPAVRGFPAKTRDSGLLEVSSQTASENLSHVLEVLQPNQVQQNDRSTLRHRRRRWSSHVSGGALNRPTPEQETKPFVFDLKNFPDLANADLSSLNPNIQVTIEVVESPQTEMEMDLAKEGRSDWSLSTLDWLGNRKLFWPLFWKYPDSEENEQSHGSLEDSSEDLGLEYDGEEPVPSGVGGEWDGRWNQGWDSTDEYEYEEQEWSSWSPCSITCGNGNQKRMRSCGYACTATETRTCDLKHCPDDVDFVTDLMPFTPQTATEPIPAVFTDVDSCEQWLSCKNDFLQKYLHQVLTELPGCPCRYPSEVVYSAVSIFDDKLRRSFRWRDASGPKEQLAVYKATARVCVRSMLSLDSSTLASQHCCYDQSMQLLTRGSGAGTPDLISADFSPELHHKVDVLPWVLCKGDWSRFHAARPPNNGLRCAENPPEEAYVRQLEEAREY; this comes from the exons GTAAGCTCTCAGACAGCTTCCGAGAATCTCAGCCATGTACTGGAAGTTCTGCAGCCTAACCAGGTCCAGCAGAACGACCGGTCCACTCTGCGTCACCGTCGAAGACGATGGTCCTCCCACGTGTCAGGTGGAGCTTTGAACAGACCCACGCCAGAACAAGAGACTAAGCCGTTTGTTTTTGACCTGAAAAACTTTCCTGACCTTGCCAATGCAGACCTCAGCTCCTTGAACCCAAATATTCAG GTAACCATCGAGGTGGTGGAAAGCCCTCAGACCGAGATGGAGATGGATTTGGCAAAGGAGGGTCGCAGCGACTGGTCACTCTCCACTTTGGACTGGCTAGGTAATAGGAAGCTCTTCTGGCCTCTGTTCTGGAAGTACCCCGATTCAGAGGAAAATGAGCAAAGCCATGGAAGCTTGGAGGACTCATCTGAGGACCTTGGGTTAGAGTACGATGGCGAGGAGCCAGTCCCGAGCGGTGTTGGTGGAGAGTGGGACGGTCGCTGGAACCAGGGATGGGATTCGACAGACGAGTACG AGTATGAAGAGCAGGAGTGGAGCTCCTGGTCACCCTGCAGCATCACCTGCGGCAATGGCAACCAGAAGAGGATGCGGTCCTGCGGTTACGCTTGCACGGCAACGGAAACCAGGACCTGCGACCTTAAGCACTGTCCAG ATGATGTGGATTTTGTGACGGACCTCATGCCTTTCACACCACAGACCGCCACGGAGCCCATTCCAGCAG TTTTCACGGATGTGGACAGCTGTGAGCAGTGGCTGAGCTGTAAGAACGACTTCCTGCAAAAGTATCTCCACCAGGTTCTCACGGAGCTGCCCGGCTGCCCCTGCCGATACCCCTCGGAGGTGGTCTACAGCGCCGTGAGTATCTTCGACGACAAGCTGCGCAGGTCGTTCCGGTGGCGAGATGCCAGCGGGCCCAAGGAGCAGCTGGCGGTGTACAAGGCCACGGCACGGGTGTGCGTGCGCTCCATGCTGTCCTTAGACAGTTCCACGCTGGCCTCTCAGCACTGCTGCTACGACCAGAGCATGCAGCTCCTGACGCGGGGCAGCGGTGCCGGCACGCCCGACCTCATCAGCGCGGATTTCTCTCCCGAGCTGCACCACAAGGTGGACGTGCTGCCCTGGGTGCTGTGCAAAGGCGACTGGAGCCGTTTCCACGCGGCCCGGCCGCCCAACAACGGCCTGCGGTGCGCCGAGAACCCCCCGGAGGAGGCCTACGTCCGCCAGCTGGAGGAAGCCAGGGAGTACTGA